The following proteins are co-located in the Sulfurospirillum deleyianum DSM 6946 genome:
- a CDS encoding amino acid ABC transporter ATP-binding protein — protein MNQTIVRMENVDKYYGDFHVLKNINFSVKEGEIVVICGPSGSGKSTLIRCINKLEEIDSGEINVDTYDLYDKKVNINSVRAETGMVFQHFNLFPHLTILENITLAQRKVKKVSKHDANERSLKLLERVGLVHKAEGYPNELSGGQKQRVAIARTLAMQPKIILFDEPTSALDPEMIGGVLDVMRELAHENYTIICVTHEMGFAKEVSNRIVFMDEGRIIEEGTPEDFFTNPKTERAQKFLQEILTH, from the coding sequence ATGAATCAAACAATTGTGCGAATGGAAAACGTTGATAAATATTATGGCGATTTTCATGTGCTTAAAAACATCAATTTTTCTGTTAAAGAGGGAGAAATTGTTGTTATCTGTGGACCTAGCGGAAGTGGAAAATCAACACTTATTCGCTGTATTAATAAACTTGAAGAAATTGACAGTGGCGAGATTAACGTTGATACCTATGATTTGTATGACAAAAAAGTTAATATCAACAGTGTTCGAGCAGAAACGGGAATGGTTTTTCAACATTTTAATCTTTTCCCACATCTTACCATCTTAGAGAATATCACCCTTGCACAGCGTAAAGTAAAAAAAGTGAGTAAGCATGATGCCAATGAACGCTCTTTAAAACTCTTAGAACGTGTAGGATTAGTCCATAAAGCTGAGGGCTATCCTAACGAGCTCAGCGGTGGACAAAAACAGCGTGTTGCGATTGCAAGAACCCTTGCCATGCAACCTAAAATTATTCTTTTTGATGAGCCAACGTCTGCACTTGATCCTGAAATGATTGGTGGTGTTTTAGATGTTATGCGAGAACTTGCTCACGAAAACTACACCATCATTTGTGTCACACATGAAATGGGTTTTGCAAAAGAGGTCAGTAATCGCATTGTTTTTATGGATGAAGGAAGGATTATTGAAGAGGGAACACCTGAAGACTTTTTCACCAATCCAAAAACAGAACGTGCACAAAAATTTTTACAAGAAATCTTAACACATTAA
- a CDS encoding metal ABC transporter permease, whose protein sequence is MIELFSFDFMQNALFASVLVSVICGVIGTLIVINRMVFIAGGIAHGSYGGIGLALYFGIAPMLGASLFALFLGLIIAYITHQNSTRIDSLIGVIWAFGMALGIIMTDLTPGYNVDLMSYLFGAILSVSNEDIYGMSGVFVLVLVFALLFYKQLLAMSFDAQFAKLRGVNVTLLYFGLVLMTALGVVIIIRAVGLILVIALLTIPPYIAEKLTNSMAKMMLFSALLSAFFCITGLLLASFFNLSAGATIIMVGTATFFLQFLFSTLLRKA, encoded by the coding sequence ATGATAGAACTTTTTTCATTTGATTTTATGCAAAACGCTCTGTTTGCTTCTGTGTTAGTGAGTGTTATTTGTGGTGTTATTGGAACACTGATTGTCATTAACCGTATGGTTTTCATTGCGGGTGGTATTGCACATGGCTCGTATGGCGGGATTGGACTTGCCCTTTATTTTGGTATTGCCCCCATGCTGGGTGCTTCTCTTTTTGCACTGTTTCTAGGGCTGATTATTGCTTATATTACGCATCAAAATAGCACACGTATTGACTCACTTATCGGAGTGATTTGGGCGTTTGGTATGGCACTGGGTATTATTATGACGGATCTAACACCTGGGTATAATGTGGATTTAATGAGTTATCTTTTTGGTGCTATTTTATCTGTTTCTAACGAAGATATTTATGGCATGAGTGGTGTGTTTGTTTTGGTGTTAGTCTTTGCGTTACTCTTTTACAAACAACTTTTAGCGATGAGTTTTGATGCACAATTTGCCAAACTCAGAGGTGTCAATGTTACCTTGCTCTATTTTGGGTTGGTGTTGATGACGGCTTTGGGTGTGGTAATTATTATCCGTGCGGTGGGACTTATTTTGGTCATTGCCTTACTAACCATTCCTCCTTACATCGCTGAAAAACTAACAAATTCTATGGCAAAAATGATGCTCTTCTCCGCCCTTTTATCGGCTTTCTTTTGTATCACAGGATTACTCCTTGCGTCTTTCTTCAACCTCAGCGCAGGAGCAACGATTATTATGGTAGGAACTGCAACCTTTTTTCTTCAATTTCTATTCAGTACCCTTTTGCGTAAAGCCTAG
- a CDS encoding DMT family transporter produces MINYKLKELIADFLLLLVAVAWGSTFFVVQAAVNETPVYTFLFWRFFVAAVLMLLLSVRALRYFNTEVLKAGVLLGTFMFLGYAFQTFALTYTYSSTVGFITGLNVIVVPFISYLIFKHKASLFSSFGAVVAAIGLYFLTLNSEIGFGLGEGYAFICAMMFALHIVFTGYYSTKHNVYLLVCIQFFTVALGSFIGGFVLEGAIMPPRIDGLFINAIAITVLFATIFAFWVQTAVQRFTTAAKTAIIFTMEPVSAGLFGYWFANEVLSLSQIAGAFLILSGMLIAELGAYMVERRRLKRKPL; encoded by the coding sequence TTGATAAATTATAAATTAAAAGAGTTAATTGCAGATTTTTTGCTTCTTTTAGTAGCAGTTGCGTGGGGAAGTACATTTTTTGTTGTTCAAGCAGCGGTAAATGAAACACCTGTCTATACTTTTTTGTTTTGGCGGTTTTTCGTAGCAGCCGTGTTGATGCTTCTTCTTTCCGTGAGAGCATTGCGTTACTTTAATACAGAAGTTTTAAAAGCAGGTGTTCTACTCGGAACGTTTATGTTTTTAGGGTATGCTTTTCAGACGTTTGCACTGACTTATACGTACTCTTCCACCGTAGGGTTTATTACAGGCTTAAATGTCATTGTGGTACCGTTTATCTCCTATCTTATTTTTAAACACAAAGCCTCTTTATTCTCCTCTTTTGGAGCAGTCGTTGCTGCGATTGGACTTTATTTTCTCACGCTCAACAGTGAGATTGGGTTTGGTTTAGGCGAGGGGTATGCGTTTATTTGTGCCATGATGTTTGCTTTACATATTGTATTTACGGGGTATTATTCCACAAAGCATAATGTTTATTTGTTGGTTTGTATTCAATTTTTTACCGTTGCGTTGGGCTCTTTCATAGGAGGGTTTGTTTTAGAGGGTGCGATTATGCCTCCTCGCATAGATGGGTTGTTTATCAATGCGATTGCGATTACTGTTTTGTTTGCGACTATTTTTGCTTTTTGGGTACAAACGGCGGTGCAGCGTTTTACCACAGCGGCTAAAACAGCGATTATTTTTACGATGGAACCTGTGAGTGCGGGATTATTTGGGTATTGGTTTGCCAATGAAGTGTTGAGTCTTTCGCAAATTGCGGGAGCTTTTTTGATTTTAAGTGGTATGTTGATTGCAGAATTGGGTGCTTATATGGTAGAGCGCCGTCGCCTGAAGCGAAAGCCACTCTAG
- a CDS encoding metal ABC transporter ATP-binding protein encodes MQNDISINHLFFSYDGTIVLEDINLQYNRKEFLAIIGPNGGGKSTLLKVMIGLLRPTSGEVLLFGKNPLHVSHEIAYVPQDTIANKDFPIKVLDVVLMGRLQKSTSFAPYSKEDYAIAYAMLEKVGMKGFEHQKINALSGGQRQRVFIARALACEAKIIFLDEPTASIDTAGQMEVFKLLKTLNETVGIVIISHDINVALNYATKVAHINKTLYIHDVSATPNLQTFQKTNGHFCPIELISATRCNHFHKEVL; translated from the coding sequence ATGCAAAACGATATTTCAATTAATCACCTTTTTTTTAGTTACGATGGGACGATTGTATTGGAGGACATTAACCTCCAATACAATCGTAAAGAGTTTTTAGCCATCATTGGGCCTAATGGTGGAGGAAAAAGTACCCTTCTAAAAGTCATGATAGGACTTCTTCGCCCTACATCAGGCGAGGTTTTGCTTTTTGGAAAAAATCCTTTACATGTAAGCCATGAAATTGCTTATGTTCCACAAGATACGATTGCCAATAAAGACTTTCCTATTAAAGTGCTCGATGTTGTTTTGATGGGAAGACTTCAAAAATCAACCTCCTTTGCACCCTATTCCAAAGAAGATTATGCAATAGCATATGCCATGCTTGAAAAAGTGGGTATGAAAGGGTTTGAGCATCAAAAAATCAATGCCCTCTCCGGCGGACAACGTCAACGTGTTTTTATTGCCCGTGCTTTGGCGTGTGAAGCAAAAATCATTTTCCTAGACGAGCCCACGGCAAGCATCGATACCGCAGGACAAATGGAGGTCTTTAAATTGTTAAAAACTCTCAATGAAACAGTGGGAATTGTCATTATCAGCCACGATATCAATGTCGCTCTCAACTACGCTACCAAAGTTGCGCATATCAATAAAACACTCTATATTCATGATGTATCCGCCACACCAAACCTACAAACCTTTCAAAAAACCAATGGTCATTTCTGTCCAATTGAGCTCATTAGTGCTACACGGTGTAACCATTTTCATAAAGAGGTTTTATGA
- a CDS encoding metal ABC transporter solute-binding protein, Zn/Mn family has translation MKRVLLLFTLLFSTFLYAKPTVTVSIVPQKYFVEQIAKELLHVNVMVSPGSSPHTYEPKPSQMKELANSDAYFSIGDGFEKAWLPKFKSTHPKLLIVDTIQGLEKIPMAEHHHEEKAHQHDEHGTPDPHVWLDPISVKIQAKNIYDALVKLYPLHVKALTENYEAFNASLDTLDATIQNKLSNVKNRKFIIFHPSFGYFAKRYNLEQIAIEVSGKEPKPKELARIIEEAKEENVKVIFVSPQFSQKSAQTIATQINGKVLTINPLAYEWRENMLSVAEIFESELK, from the coding sequence ATGAAACGTGTTTTGTTACTTTTTACACTACTTTTTAGCACCTTTTTGTATGCTAAACCAACTGTTACGGTGAGCATTGTACCTCAGAAATATTTTGTCGAACAAATCGCAAAAGAGCTTTTACATGTAAACGTTATGGTAAGCCCCGGTTCAAGCCCTCACACCTATGAGCCAAAACCTTCACAAATGAAAGAGTTAGCCAACTCAGACGCCTACTTCAGCATTGGAGATGGATTTGAAAAAGCATGGCTTCCTAAATTTAAAAGCACTCATCCCAAACTGCTTATCGTCGATACCATCCAAGGACTTGAAAAAATTCCTATGGCAGAGCACCACCATGAAGAAAAAGCTCATCAACACGATGAACACGGTACACCTGATCCACATGTTTGGCTTGATCCTATTTCTGTAAAAATTCAAGCTAAAAATATTTACGATGCCCTCGTCAAACTCTACCCTTTACATGTAAAAGCATTGACGGAGAATTATGAAGCATTCAATGCCTCTTTGGATACGCTCGATGCAACTATCCAAAACAAGCTATCGAATGTTAAAAATCGAAAATTTATCATTTTTCACCCCTCTTTTGGCTACTTCGCTAAACGCTACAATTTAGAGCAGATTGCGATTGAAGTGAGTGGAAAAGAGCCTAAACCTAAAGAGTTGGCACGCATTATTGAAGAAGCAAAAGAGGAGAATGTTAAAGTCATTTTTGTCTCTCCTCAATTCTCACAAAAAAGCGCACAAACTATTGCAACCCAAATCAATGGCAAAGTCTTAACCATCAACCCTCTTGCCTACGAATGGCGTGAGAATATGCTTAGTGTGGCTGAAATATTTGAATCAGAACTAAAATGA
- a CDS encoding c-type cytochrome — MTPRIWISCFCLVASFTALRAQNNGEILYRQCAGCHGIDGKNKAFGKSGIIAGQNVKDLIESLKFYRESEFKAHGTSLVMSKQTKNMSEQDINEVAQYISKLPK; from the coding sequence ATGACACCGCGCATTTGGATCTCTTGTTTCTGTCTGGTCGCTTCTTTTACAGCTCTACGCGCACAAAATAACGGTGAAATACTCTACCGTCAATGTGCAGGTTGCCATGGAATAGATGGCAAAAATAAAGCATTTGGTAAAAGTGGCATCATCGCAGGACAAAATGTTAAAGATTTAATTGAGAGTCTTAAATTTTACCGAGAAAGTGAATTTAAAGCACATGGAACGTCTTTGGTCATGTCAAAGCAGACAAAGAATATGAGTGAGCAAGATATTAACGAAGTTGCACAATACATTTCAAAATTACCGAAATAA
- a CDS encoding Fur family transcriptional regulator, with product MNEQIKALCCKYDIKFTTARFSILMVLKAATQPMNYEQIKEKMDSAMDKATFYRNIALFEEAGMVHKFEGDDRKWYFELSGKTHAHFICEQCHRIICMDVDFGEVEGEVKSIVLKGICKACQS from the coding sequence ATGAACGAACAGATAAAAGCATTGTGTTGTAAATATGACATTAAATTTACAACCGCACGTTTTTCAATTTTAATGGTGCTTAAAGCGGCAACACAGCCCATGAATTATGAGCAAATTAAAGAAAAAATGGACAGTGCTATGGATAAAGCGACCTTTTATCGCAATATTGCGCTTTTTGAAGAGGCGGGAATGGTGCATAAATTTGAAGGCGATGATCGCAAGTGGTATTTTGAGCTTTCAGGCAAAACTCATGCGCATTTTATTTGTGAACAGTGCCATCGAATTATTTGTATGGATGTGGATTTTGGTGAGGTGGAAGGTGAAGTGAAAAGCATTGTGCTTAAAGGCATTTGCAAGGCGTGTCAATCATGA